One region of Skermanella mucosa genomic DNA includes:
- a CDS encoding CreA family protein, whose product MIRYSFAGALVGAAFGLVAAAPAGAEEVGCVTTAWKLLGANHRVCVEAFDDPKVPGVACHLSQARTGGVSGSLGLAEDPSRFSIACRQVGPITMPDKLRDNEEVFTADTSILFKETRVVRMFDRKRNTLVYLSYSTKMVDGSPMNAVSTVPIMPWRE is encoded by the coding sequence ATGATCCGGTACAGTTTCGCTGGGGCGCTGGTCGGTGCAGCCTTCGGCCTGGTTGCGGCGGCTCCGGCGGGGGCGGAAGAGGTGGGCTGCGTCACGACGGCCTGGAAGCTCCTGGGGGCCAATCACAGGGTCTGCGTCGAGGCGTTCGACGATCCGAAGGTCCCGGGCGTCGCCTGCCATCTGAGCCAGGCCCGGACGGGCGGGGTCTCGGGCAGCCTGGGGCTGGCGGAGGACCCCTCGCGCTTCTCCATCGCGTGCCGGCAGGTCGGCCCGATCACGATGCCCGACAAGCTGCGCGACAACGAGGAGGTCTTCACCGCCGACACCTCGATCCTGTTCAAGGAGACCCGAGTCGTGCGCATGTTCGACCGCAAGCGCAATACCCTGGTTTATCTGAGCTACAGCACCAAGATGGTGGACGGATCGCCGATGAACGCCGTCTCGACCGTGCCGATCATGCCTTGGCGGGAGTAG